From Mycobacterium cookii:
GCGTCGCCAACTGGGTTATCTGTGCCAATTGGCACAGATTTTTATTTAGCACTCGGTCGCAGCGAGTGCAAGTAGGAAACGAAGAAATTTTGAACATGCTCAACGGCAGCGCGCTACCCGGCCCGTCCGCCCCCGCCGACCGCCGATGGAGCCGGCCGTCGCACCGGGCGAGGCCCATCCGATCGGGAGCGTCAGGGCCATCCTCGTGGCGACCGCCGGGATGCGTACGCGTGTGACTATCCGTTCATCGGCACCTGGCTCGTCGTTGCGCAGGTCTGCTTGGAATGCACTGTGTGGCAGCGACGTTCGTAGGAAGTAGTCTCGTGGAACGCGGCAGTAGGCTAGAGTATGTTGTGCGGCAACGCATTTGATGATACCAAATTTCACCGTGCGACATCAGCCTCGACGTCCACGAGGCCCAGGGGTATATCGGCGGTCCGAATTTCGCAGGCGGTTAGCTCCGCGGCGGCGGCGCCGACCGACGGGGCCTCGCATCACCCTGACGCGAGGCCCCTAAGCGCGTGCGGCTCAGATGCCACCGGCGACTTTCTCCCGCCGCTGCGCAACCGCCCACCCGGTGCCGGCCAGGCCGACCAGAGCCAGCGGAATCGTCCATAGCCGGCGGGTGCCCAAAGCTGAGTTGCACGATGCGACGAATTCGCTCTTGGGGGCGAGTTGGTTAGCAATGGGGATCTGCTGCACGACCGGCGAGTTGCCGACATTGCGGTTGTCCTGCTCGCGCGCCGCCGAC
This genomic window contains:
- a CDS encoding aminopeptidase; its protein translation is MSTRRLVLLGGVILLAAGVIGLFVPVSISGGVGCGSAVHSDLSAAREQDNRNVGNSPVVQQIPIANQLAPKSEFVASCNSALGTRRLWTIPLALVGLAGTGWAVAQRREKVAGGI